One window from the genome of bacterium encodes:
- a CDS encoding MFS transporter: MSPWMSELIAIVILLAVVAFVIARLPKIDLGHDPGFRARRVWNWLPLGLTYALLYMGRYNLTVSKGAFEEIAGGTGGSLMGNTDFGVIFGVGTVVYGFSFLINGPLTDRFGGRKAMLAGTAGAVAMNVLMGLATWSLLNQGPQSAFLAANFVPVFAVLYALNMYFQSFGAVAIVKVNASWFHVRERGVFGAIFGILISLGLYFAYDVGKLILKGMGLVWVFMMPALLLAIFWVIDVFVVRDKPSETGHLDFDTADATAGDSGPPMGPAKVFKMMLSNPIIMTIALIEFCSGFLRQAIMQWYRTFAKQTDVALHLGSGFVTEHWGMLLCCAGILGGVVAGTVSDHAFQSRRGPVAAVLYGVLLLGAVVLIFTYQTPFVGWLVVLMSMAVIGVHGMLSGTASMDFGGSRNAGMAVGIIDGFVYLGTAVMSFTYAAVLPKEQLDAAGKIAGPATDPANWLAWPLAMVPMAALGLFLSLRVWNAKPHRGGAAH, from the coding sequence ATGTCACCCTGGATGTCCGAGCTGATCGCGATCGTCATCCTGCTGGCCGTGGTGGCGTTCGTCATCGCCCGCCTGCCGAAGATCGACCTGGGCCACGACCCCGGCTTCCGCGCCCGCCGCGTCTGGAACTGGCTGCCGCTGGGCCTGACCTACGCGCTGCTCTACATGGGCCGCTACAACCTGACCGTCAGCAAGGGCGCCTTCGAGGAGATCGCCGGCGGGACGGGCGGGTCGCTGATGGGCAACACCGACTTCGGCGTGATCTTCGGCGTGGGCACCGTGGTCTACGGCTTCTCGTTCCTCATCAACGGCCCCCTGACCGACCGCTTCGGCGGCCGCAAGGCGATGCTCGCCGGCACCGCCGGCGCCGTGGCGATGAACGTGCTGATGGGGCTGGCGACGTGGTCCCTGCTGAACCAGGGGCCCCAGTCGGCGTTCCTGGCCGCGAACTTCGTGCCGGTCTTCGCGGTGCTGTACGCCCTGAACATGTACTTCCAGAGCTTCGGCGCCGTGGCCATCGTCAAGGTCAACGCCTCCTGGTTCCACGTGCGCGAGCGGGGCGTGTTCGGCGCGATCTTCGGCATCCTGATCTCGCTGGGCCTGTACTTCGCCTACGACGTGGGCAAGCTGATCCTCAAGGGGATGGGGCTGGTCTGGGTCTTCATGATGCCGGCGCTGCTGCTGGCGATCTTCTGGGTGATCGACGTCTTCGTCGTGCGCGACAAGCCGTCGGAGACCGGGCACCTGGACTTCGACACCGCCGACGCCACCGCGGGCGATTCGGGGCCGCCCATGGGACCGGCGAAGGTCTTCAAGATGATGCTGAGCAACCCCATCATCATGACCATCGCCCTGATCGAATTCTGCAGCGGCTTCCTGCGCCAGGCCATCATGCAGTGGTACCGCACCTTCGCCAAGCAGACCGACGTCGCCCTGCACCTGGGCTCGGGATTCGTCACCGAGCACTGGGGCATGCTGCTCTGCTGCGCGGGCATCCTGGGCGGCGTGGTGGCCGGCACCGTGAGCGACCACGCGTTCCAGTCGCGCCGCGGCCCGGTCGCGGCGGTCCTGTACGGCGTGCTGCTGCTGGGCGCCGTGGTGCTGATCTTCACCTACCAGACGCCGTTCGTGGGCTGGCTGGTGGTGCTGATGTCGATGGCCGTCATCGGCGTGCACGGCATGCTGTCGGGCACCGCGAGCATGGACTTCGGCGGCAGCCGCAACGCGGGCATGGCCGTCGGCATCATCGACGGCTTCGTCTACCTGGGGACCGCCGTGATGTCCTTCACGTACGCCGCGGTGCTGCCCAAGGAGCAGCTCGACGCGGCCGGCAAGATCGCGGGGCCGGCCACCGATCCCGCCAACTGGCTGGCATGGCCCCTGGCCATGGTGCCGATGGCC
- a CDS encoding DUF4254 domain-containing protein — protein MNQPDTTVAPQPGARPESGALLPILWRVIDRWHLHEQKLGSWQDALDVLAPEHRGWAGIAELLQLVNTYQWHEEDRSRAHGAGDEVLAAVKRSIDASNARRVRTIEALDVEIMGVLARDGLPRPGAPLNSESPGSIIDRITVLGLKLYHIREELSTAGGTADEVALHARLESISEQMDDLAGCLDHLFREIAAGRLGIKLYRQVKVYKDPASGRYRSGLDEG, from the coding sequence ATGAACCAGCCCGACACCACCGTCGCGCCGCAGCCCGGCGCCAGGCCGGAATCCGGCGCGCTGCTGCCCATCCTGTGGCGCGTCATCGACCGCTGGCACCTCCACGAGCAGAAGCTGGGCTCGTGGCAGGACGCGCTGGACGTCCTCGCGCCGGAACACCGCGGCTGGGCCGGCATCGCCGAGCTGCTGCAGCTCGTGAACACCTACCAGTGGCACGAGGAGGACCGCAGCCGCGCCCACGGCGCCGGCGACGAGGTGCTCGCGGCCGTCAAGCGCTCCATCGACGCCTCCAACGCCCGCCGCGTGCGGACCATCGAGGCCCTCGACGTGGAGATCATGGGCGTGCTGGCGCGCGACGGCCTCCCCCGACCCGGGGCGCCCCTGAACTCCGAGTCCCCGGGCAGCATCATCGACCGCATCACCGTCCTCGGCCTCAAGCTTTACCACATCCGCGAGGAACTCTCCACCGCCGGCGGCACCGCGGACGAAGTCGCCCTGCACGCGCGCCTCGAGAGCATCAGCGAGCAGATGGACGACCTCGCCGGCTGCCTCGACCACCTCTTCCGGGAGATCGCGGCCGGCCGGCTCGGCATCAAGCTGTACCGTCAGGTGAAGGTCTACAAGGATCCCGCCAGCGGCCGCTACCGCTCGGGTCTGGACGAGGGCTGA